The proteins below are encoded in one region of Cololabis saira isolate AMF1-May2022 chromosome 13, fColSai1.1, whole genome shotgun sequence:
- the LOC133458434 gene encoding kelch-like protein 23 yields the protein MAYRADTELKTWNCGLTRLSEPENTSAEEESALHVEDAELDLTPDAVLRVAGEAFYVNREHLALQSTYFRALFFGCGVEKDQRLIEIKGLSLESFKVLVEYSKTSRLDLDRENVLGILETADFLQLERARLLCCKFLERELHLSNCLGMMAYAWQLGCTQLYAAARQVVLTHFSAISATEDFLSLSKETIADLLASDDLTIYKDDLALEATLRWVAFDPKREEHFLELVELVRPESLSLPFITALLTRMKSSDPRARLIIKLNESFPASWSVGKSIRRTRVRDTLYVLGGPHDQQQQPMYQFHPSSGRWQSCEPLQRKNLTQYSVAAVGDNVVVTGGYFRDVLWFSVDWVRIYECGNQRWVDGPALQKSRHSHCSVGLDSALYVLGGSMDEGLVADVEKLVLGSEDGWEGVSPMVRAVERAAVTAMGLCIYVACGLDENGEVYAGIQRYMVMSDQWDVVSYSPFPRYDLVATELNGALYLFGGQALRLDVETDEWTVMEEECLDKKFFCGCATVSGQIYLVSERKSNKAFPNMVLMDPYIDTCIEMDDAIPCPAPSRGCVTLRIST from the exons ATGGCTTACAGAGCTGACACAGAGCTGAAAACTTGGAACTGTGGACTGACACGTCTCTCTGAGCCGGAAAACACAAGTGCTGAAGAAGAATCTGCTTTGCATGTGGAAGACGCTGAGCTGGATTTAACCCCCGATGCTGTCCTAAGGGTTGCGGGAGAGGCTTTCTATGTCAACCGTGAACATCTGGCTCTGCAAAGTACCTACTTCAGGGCTCTGTTCTTTGGCTGTGGTGTGGAAAAAGACCAAAGGCTGATAGAAATCAAGGGTCTTAGTCTGGAAAGTTTCAAGGTCTTGGTGGAATACAGCAAGACGAGCAGACTGGATTTGGACAGAGAAAACGTTCTGGGAATACTTGAGACTGCAGACTTTTTACAACTGGAGCGAGCCAGACTGTTGTGCTGCAAGTTCTTGGAGCGTGAGCTGCACCTCAGTAACTGTTTGGGGATGATGGCTTATGCTTGGCAGCTGGGCTGCACTCAGTTGTACGCTGCAGCACGACAGGTGGTTCTCACACACTTCTCTGCAATCTCCGCCACTGAGGATTTCTTGTCCCTTTCCAAAGAGACAATAGCAGACCTGCTTGCCAGTGATGACCTGACCATCTATAAAGACGATTTAGCCCTGGAAGCCACCTTACGCTGGGTGGCCTTTGACCCTAAAAGAGAGGAACATTTCTTAGAGCTTGTAGAGCTGGTGAGGCCTGAATCTCTTTCTTTACCATTTATCACGGCACTTTTGACCAGAATGAAAAGCTCTGACCCTCGAGCCAGACTCATCATCAAGCTGAATGAAAGTTTCCCAGCATCTTGGTCAGTGGGCAAATCAATAAGGAGGACCAGAGTGAGAGACACCCTCTATGTTCTGGGTGGACCTCATGATCAGCAACAACAGCCAATGTATCAGTTTCACCCCTCGAGCGGTAGATGGCAGAGCTGtgaacctctgcagaggaagaaCCTAACTCAGTATTCTGTTGCTGCAGTAG GAGATAATGTGGTTGTGACAGGTGGCTACTTCAGAGATGTGCTGTGGTTCAGTGTGGACTGGGTCAGGATATATGAATGTGGGAACCAGCGCTGGGTGGACGGTCCAGCCCTGCAGAAGTCCAGACACAGCCACTGCTCCGTGGGACTGGATTCAGCTCTGTATGTTCTGGGTGGCTCCATGGACGAGGGCCTCGTGGCTGATGTGGAGAAGCTGGTCCTGGGGTCAGAAGATGGTTGGGAGGGCGTGAGCCCCATGGTCAGGGCAGTGGAGAGGGCGGCCGTCACTGCTATGGGCTTGTGTATCTATGTAGCTTGTGGTCTGGATGAAAATGGGGAGGTGTATGCTGGAATTCAAAGGTATATGGTGATGAGTGATCAGTGGGATGTGGTCTCCTATTCTCCATTTCCACG GTATGACTTGGTTGCCACTGAGCTCAACGGCGCCCTCTATTTGTTTGGAGGCCAAGCTCTACGTCTTGACGTGGAGACAGATGAATGGACTGTGATGGAGGAGGAATGTCTGGACAAAAAGTTCTTCTGTGGCTGTGCCACGGTCAGCGGCCAGATCTACCTGGTCAGTGAGCGCAAGAGTAACAAAGCATTCCCAAACATGGTGCTGATGGACCCTTACATAGACACTTGCATTGAGATGGATGATGCCATACCCTGCCCTGCGCCCAGCAGAGGATGTGTCACCCTGAGAATCAGCACCTGA